In a genomic window of Carassius auratus strain Wakin unplaced genomic scaffold, ASM336829v1 scaf_tig00009057, whole genome shotgun sequence:
- the LOC113072380 gene encoding cytochrome c oxidase subunit 8B, mitochondrial-like: MSGLNRSFNLLRSVMRHQITPKANISAKPAKHVLSAGEQTFVMVVMFATILGPSGWILANLEEYKKRPGAAE; the protein is encoded by the exons ATGTCAGGCTTGAATCGTTCTTTCAACCTGCTGAGGAGTGTGATGAGACATCAAATCACACCTAAAGCTAATATTTCAGCCAAACCAGCCAAGCATGTGCTGTCCGCTGGG GAGCAAACCTTTGTCATGGTGGTTATGTTCGCGACCATCCTGGGCCCCTCTGGCTGGATCCTGGCAAATTTGGAGGAGTACAAGAAACGTCCTGGAGCAGCTGAATAA
- the LOC113072379 gene encoding 26S proteasome non-ATPase regulatory subunit 13-like, with the protein MKDVIGYLKQQQSKSPTPEMASVWHSMEDLYNRKLWHQLTLKLTVFVQDPYFSKGDGLIQLYENFLSDFEHRINPLSLVEIILHVARQMPEPTTAITFLEKTKEKVKVSEEAVILCKTTIGSLQLDINDLPATKKLVEEVEEMLNNLPGVTSVHGRFYDLSSKYYRIVGNHALYYKDALRYLGCVEAKDVPEAEQQERAFTLGLAGLLGEGVYNFGELLMHPVLESLRNTDKQWLIDTLYAFNAGNVEKFQALKTAWGQQPDLAAHEAKLMQKIQLLCVMEMTFTRPANHRQLTFQEIAHSAKIQENEVELLVMKALSVGLIKGSIDEVEQKVHMTWVQPRVLDVQQIKGMKDRLDLWCGDVNNMAMLVEHQAQDILT; encoded by the exons ATGAAAGATGTCATCGGTTACCTCAAACAACAGCAGAGCAAGAGCCCGACGCCTGAGATGGCCTCAGTGTGGCACTCAATGGAGGATCTGTACAACAGAAA ATTGTGGCATCAGTTGACTCTGAAGTTGACCGTCTTCGTGCAGGACCCCTATTTCTCCAAAGGGGACGGTCTCATTCAG CTGTATGAAAACTTCCTCAGTGATTTCGAACACAG aaTCAACCCATTGTCCTTAGTAGAAATCATCCTTCATGTTGCAAGACAAATGCCAG AGCCAACTACAGCCATCACTTTTCTTGAGAAAACAAAGGAGAAG GTCAAGGTCAGTGAAGAGGCCGTCATCCTCTGCAAAACAACAATTGGCAGCCTCCAGCTCGACATCAATGACCTCCCAGCGACAAAG aaattaGTAGAGGAAGTGGAAGAGATGCTGAACAATCTCCCGGGTGTGACATCAGTGCACGGGCGGTTTTACGATCTGTCGAGCAAATATTACCGCATCGTTGGGAACCACGCTTTGTACTACAAGGATGCCCTGCGGTACTTGGGATGTGTGGAAGCAAAAGACGTGCCTG AAGCAGAGCAACAAGAAAGAGCTTTCACATTAGGTCTGGCCGGCCTCCTCGGAGAGGGAGTGTACAACTTTGGAGAACTG CTGATGCACCCAGTCCTTGAATCACTGAGGAACACAGATAAACAGTGGCTCATAGATACACTCTATGCATTTAATGCAGGCAACGTGGAGAAATTCCAAGCCCTGAAGACAGCATGGGGTCAACAG CCTGATCTTGCAGCTCATGAGGCAAAACTCATGCAGAAGATCCAGTTACTCTGTGTCATGGAG ATGACTTTCACACGGCCAGCCAATCACAGACAGCTGACGTTCCAGGAAATTGCACATAGTGCAAAAATCCAAGAGAATGag GTGGAGCTGTTGGTGATGAAAGCTCTGTCTGTTGGACTGATCAAGGGAAGCATCGACGAGGTGGAACAGAAAGTTCACATGACTTGGGTTCAGCCCAGAGTACTGGATGTGCAGCAG ATTAAGGGCATGAAGGATCGTCTGGACTTGTGGTGTGGAGATGTTAACAACATGGCCATGCTGGTGGAACACCAGGCTCAGGACATCCTCACTTAG
- the LOC113072381 gene encoding synembryn-A isoform X1 gives MQKGGTAMKMDLNVIIQKMETGDQDAALTALQTFNKEKSQCFSFTSGEEEDREDGHLQEERLGELVMGFLERDLQPSCQLACLETIRILSRDKKSLAPFATRHAMQILIRHAGLGQGEGITPEIPDLEVIVEALKCLCNIVFNSEAAQEAGAELQLIVGLAKRLKQCREPQWNHDVRFFDLRLTFLITALRVDIRAQLARELRGVSLLSEALDATLGLCWPDTYEVARAGFDGCSELPPLGRQETERAMEILKILFNVTFDSNRRKVDEEEAATYRHLGAILRHCIMSTSEGEERTEEMHSHTVNLLGNLPLPCLDVLLMPKVQQGSIEYMGVNMDAVKVLVEFLEKRLDRGNKLKETLLPSLNLLTESARIHRETRKFLRMKVLPPLRDVKNRPEVGNALRNKLVRLMTHIDTDVKHCAAEFLFVLCKESVSRFIKYTGYGNAAGLLAARGLLRGGRDPGHYSEDEDSDTEEYREAKPHINPVTGRVEEEQPNPMEGMTEEQKEYEAMKLVKMFDKLSREQLIQPMKIGADGKMTSLEPQELHYLASQQFGESNNSDSDSDTN, from the exons ATGCAGAAGGGTGGAACAGCGATGAAAATGGACTTAAATGTCATCATACAGAAGATGGAAACAGGCGATCAGGACGCCGCACTGACAGCTCTACAGACCTTTAATAAAGAG AAATCACAGTGTTTTTCATTTACCTCTGGGgaggaggaagacagagag GATGGACATTTGCAAGAAGAG CGTCTCGGCGAATTAGTGATGGGCTTCCTGGAGAGAGACCTCCAGCCGTCCTGTCAGCTGGCCTGCTTGGAAACCATCCGCATCCTGTCCCGTGACAAGAAAAGCCTGGCCCCCTTTGCCACCCGCCATGCCATGCAGATCCTGATCCGACATGCTGGCCTTGGTCAGGGTGAGGGCATCACACCCGAGATCCCAGACCTGGAAGTGATCGTGGAAGCCCTGAAGTGCTTGTGCAACATCGTGTTCAACAGCGAGGCGGCTCAGGAGGCGGGGGCGGAGCTCCAACTGATCGTGGGATTGGCAAAGAGGCTGAAACAGTGCCGTGAGCCACAGTGGAACCACGATGTGCGATTCTTCGACCTGCGCCTCACGTTCCTGATCACCGCCCTGCGTGTGGACATAAGAGCCCAGCTGGCACGAGAGCTGCGAGGTGTTAGTCTGCTGTCGGAGGCTCTGGATGCCACGCTCGGCCTCTGCTGGCCCGACACGTACGAGGTGGCACGTGCAGGCTTTGACGGCTGCTCAGAGCTGCCCCCGCTGGGGAGGCAGGAGACGGAGAGAGCCATGGAGATCCTGAAGATCCTCTTTAACGTCACCTTTGATTCCAACCGCCGTAAAGTGGATGAG gaggaAGCAGCCACTTACAGACACCTGGGTGCCATACTGAGGCACTGCATCATGAGCACTTCAGAGGGAGAGGAGCGCACGGAGGAGATGcatag CCACACGGTGAACCTTCTGGGGAACCTGCCGCTTCCGTGTCTTGACGTTCTGCTGATGCCTAAAGTCCAGCAGGGCTCTATCGAGTACATGGGCGTCAACATGGATGCCGTTAAGGTGCTGGTGGAGTTTTTGGAGAAAAGACTCGACCGG GGAAACAAGCTAAAAGAAACACTGCTGCCCTCGCTAAATCTACTAACGGAGAGCGCTCGCATCCACAGAGAGACCAGGAAGTTTTTAAGGATGAAG GTGCTTCCACCATTACGAGATGTCAAAAACAGACCTGAGGTCGGGAACGCTCTACGAAACAAGCTAGTGCGTCTAATGACACACATAGACACGGACGTGAAGCACTGCGCGGCTGAGTTCCTGTTTGTGCTGTGCAAGGAGAGTG TTTCCAGGTTTATCAAGTACACAGGTTATGGTAATGCAGCAGGGCTGCTGGCCGCTCGGGGACTGTTGAGAGGCGGCCGAGACCCTGGACATTACTCAGAAGATGAGGACAGTGATACCGAGGAGTACAGAGAGGCTAAACCTCA CATCAATCCAGTGACCGGCCGTGTGGAGGAGGAGCAGCCTAACCCTATGGAGGGAATGACTGAAGAACAGAAAGAATACGAAGCCATGAAACTTGTCAAAATGTTCGATAAACTCTCCAG GGAGCAGCTGATCCAGCCAATGAAAATCGGAGCTGATGGTAAAATGACTTCATTGGAGCCACAAGAGCTTCATTATTTAGCCAGCCAACAGTTCGGAGAGTCCAATAATTCTGACAGCGACAGTGACACAAACTGA
- the LOC113072381 gene encoding synembryn-A isoform X2, with protein sequence MQKGGTAMKMDLNVIIQKMETGDQDAALTALQTFNKEKSQCFSFTSGEEEDRERLGELVMGFLERDLQPSCQLACLETIRILSRDKKSLAPFATRHAMQILIRHAGLGQGEGITPEIPDLEVIVEALKCLCNIVFNSEAAQEAGAELQLIVGLAKRLKQCREPQWNHDVRFFDLRLTFLITALRVDIRAQLARELRGVSLLSEALDATLGLCWPDTYEVARAGFDGCSELPPLGRQETERAMEILKILFNVTFDSNRRKVDEEEAATYRHLGAILRHCIMSTSEGEERTEEMHSHTVNLLGNLPLPCLDVLLMPKVQQGSIEYMGVNMDAVKVLVEFLEKRLDRGNKLKETLLPSLNLLTESARIHRETRKFLRMKVLPPLRDVKNRPEVGNALRNKLVRLMTHIDTDVKHCAAEFLFVLCKESVSRFIKYTGYGNAAGLLAARGLLRGGRDPGHYSEDEDSDTEEYREAKPHINPVTGRVEEEQPNPMEGMTEEQKEYEAMKLVKMFDKLSREQLIQPMKIGADGKMTSLEPQELHYLASQQFGESNNSDSDSDTN encoded by the exons ATGCAGAAGGGTGGAACAGCGATGAAAATGGACTTAAATGTCATCATACAGAAGATGGAAACAGGCGATCAGGACGCCGCACTGACAGCTCTACAGACCTTTAATAAAGAG AAATCACAGTGTTTTTCATTTACCTCTGGGgaggaggaagacagagag CGTCTCGGCGAATTAGTGATGGGCTTCCTGGAGAGAGACCTCCAGCCGTCCTGTCAGCTGGCCTGCTTGGAAACCATCCGCATCCTGTCCCGTGACAAGAAAAGCCTGGCCCCCTTTGCCACCCGCCATGCCATGCAGATCCTGATCCGACATGCTGGCCTTGGTCAGGGTGAGGGCATCACACCCGAGATCCCAGACCTGGAAGTGATCGTGGAAGCCCTGAAGTGCTTGTGCAACATCGTGTTCAACAGCGAGGCGGCTCAGGAGGCGGGGGCGGAGCTCCAACTGATCGTGGGATTGGCAAAGAGGCTGAAACAGTGCCGTGAGCCACAGTGGAACCACGATGTGCGATTCTTCGACCTGCGCCTCACGTTCCTGATCACCGCCCTGCGTGTGGACATAAGAGCCCAGCTGGCACGAGAGCTGCGAGGTGTTAGTCTGCTGTCGGAGGCTCTGGATGCCACGCTCGGCCTCTGCTGGCCCGACACGTACGAGGTGGCACGTGCAGGCTTTGACGGCTGCTCAGAGCTGCCCCCGCTGGGGAGGCAGGAGACGGAGAGAGCCATGGAGATCCTGAAGATCCTCTTTAACGTCACCTTTGATTCCAACCGCCGTAAAGTGGATGAG gaggaAGCAGCCACTTACAGACACCTGGGTGCCATACTGAGGCACTGCATCATGAGCACTTCAGAGGGAGAGGAGCGCACGGAGGAGATGcatag CCACACGGTGAACCTTCTGGGGAACCTGCCGCTTCCGTGTCTTGACGTTCTGCTGATGCCTAAAGTCCAGCAGGGCTCTATCGAGTACATGGGCGTCAACATGGATGCCGTTAAGGTGCTGGTGGAGTTTTTGGAGAAAAGACTCGACCGG GGAAACAAGCTAAAAGAAACACTGCTGCCCTCGCTAAATCTACTAACGGAGAGCGCTCGCATCCACAGAGAGACCAGGAAGTTTTTAAGGATGAAG GTGCTTCCACCATTACGAGATGTCAAAAACAGACCTGAGGTCGGGAACGCTCTACGAAACAAGCTAGTGCGTCTAATGACACACATAGACACGGACGTGAAGCACTGCGCGGCTGAGTTCCTGTTTGTGCTGTGCAAGGAGAGTG TTTCCAGGTTTATCAAGTACACAGGTTATGGTAATGCAGCAGGGCTGCTGGCCGCTCGGGGACTGTTGAGAGGCGGCCGAGACCCTGGACATTACTCAGAAGATGAGGACAGTGATACCGAGGAGTACAGAGAGGCTAAACCTCA CATCAATCCAGTGACCGGCCGTGTGGAGGAGGAGCAGCCTAACCCTATGGAGGGAATGACTGAAGAACAGAAAGAATACGAAGCCATGAAACTTGTCAAAATGTTCGATAAACTCTCCAG GGAGCAGCTGATCCAGCCAATGAAAATCGGAGCTGATGGTAAAATGACTTCATTGGAGCCACAAGAGCTTCATTATTTAGCCAGCCAACAGTTCGGAGAGTCCAATAATTCTGACAGCGACAGTGACACAAACTGA